A section of the Triticum dicoccoides isolate Atlit2015 ecotype Zavitan chromosome 7A, WEW_v2.0, whole genome shotgun sequence genome encodes:
- the LOC119328659 gene encoding ADP-ribosylation factor 3-like, with protein sequence MGIVFTRLFSSVFGNREARILVLGLDNAGKTTILYRLQMGEVVSTIPTIGFNVETVQYNNIKFQVWDLGGQTSIRPYWRCYFPNTQAIIYVVDSSDTDRLVTAKEEFHSILEEDELKGAVVLVYANKQDLPGALNDAAITESLELHKIKSRQWAIFKTSAIKGEGLFEGLNWLSNALKSGGS encoded by the exons ATGGGCATCGTGTTCACGCGGCTCTTCTCGTCGGTATTCGGAAACCGCGAGGCCCGCATCCTCGTCCTCGGCCTCGACAATGCCGGCAAGACTACTATCCTCT ATCGGCTGCAGATGGGGGAGGTCGTTTCCACGATCCCAA CGATCGGGTTCAACGTGGAGACGGTGCAGTACAATAACATCAAGTTCCAAGTTTGGGATCTCG GTGGTCAAACAAGCATCAG GccatactggagatgctactttccAAACACTCAGGCTATCATATATGTTGTTGATTCAAGTGATACTGATAGGCTGGTAACTGCAAAAGAAGAATTTCATTCCATCCTTGAG GAGGATGAGCTGAAAGGTGCGGTTGTCCTTGTATATGCAAATAAACAG GACCTTCCAGGTGCACTTAATGATGCTGCCATAACTGAATCATTAGAACTTCACAAGATTAAGAGCCGCCAATGGGCAATTTTCAAAACATCTGCTATAAAAGGGGAGGGGCTTTTTGAAGGCTTGAACTG GCTCAGTAATGCGCTCAAGTCCGGAGGCAGCTAA